The Thermococcus sp. genome contains a region encoding:
- a CDS encoding DHH family phosphoesterase, with the protein MDRGAFLEKAREGAELIKMHIELGHTIRLISHRDADGITAGAVLAKAIAREGGSFQLSIVKQVSEGLVKELAREKHRIYVFSDLGSGAMGWIESYLNDATVVVADHHPPEREEFTNDSHLLVNPVPFGANSVRDLSGSGVAYFVAREMSDKNRDLAYIALVGAVGDMQEIDGTFHGMNLDIIEDGKGLDILEIRKELRLFGRESRPLRQMLAYATNPEIPGITGDERNAIQWLRAKGFDPDAHYWQLREEEKRKLHDALIIQMIKYDAPKESIDRLIGDVVVSPLYPEGDVRHEAREFSTLLNATGRLNAGTLGVAICLGDEEAYRKARKMLDDYKKEQVEARRFIIQNWNMADEGEHAYVFYAGRNIRDTLVGIAANMAINSGLVNPEKPVVILADSDEDENLVKGSARTTERALAKGYHLGEALKYVAERLGGEGGGHAIAAGIRFPKSKIDEFARLLNRILGEQVDGGKTNGD; encoded by the coding sequence ATGGACAGGGGCGCTTTCTTAGAAAAGGCCCGTGAGGGAGCAGAGCTAATCAAAATGCACATCGAGTTAGGACACACTATCCGCCTCATCTCCCACCGCGACGCGGACGGTATAACAGCGGGTGCAGTGCTGGCGAAGGCCATAGCCAGGGAGGGAGGAAGCTTCCAGTTAAGTATCGTGAAGCAGGTCAGTGAGGGCCTTGTTAAAGAACTTGCACGCGAAAAACACCGAATCTACGTTTTCAGCGACCTGGGTAGCGGGGCGATGGGCTGGATAGAGTCATACCTGAACGATGCCACGGTCGTCGTTGCCGACCATCATCCGCCTGAGAGAGAGGAGTTCACGAATGACTCCCATCTACTCGTGAATCCAGTACCCTTTGGTGCCAACAGCGTCCGGGATCTCAGCGGTTCCGGTGTTGCCTACTTCGTCGCCAGGGAGATGAGTGATAAGAACCGTGATCTGGCGTATATTGCCCTCGTCGGTGCCGTTGGTGATATGCAGGAGATAGACGGAACCTTCCACGGGATGAACCTCGACATTATCGAAGACGGTAAAGGGCTTGACATCCTAGAGATCAGAAAAGAGCTCAGACTCTTCGGCAGAGAGAGCCGCCCTCTGAGACAGATGCTTGCCTACGCGACTAACCCGGAGATACCAGGGATAACTGGGGATGAGAGGAATGCGATCCAGTGGTTAAGGGCCAAGGGCTTTGACCCCGATGCCCACTACTGGCAGCTCCGTGAGGAGGAGAAGAGAAAGCTCCACGACGCCCTCATAATCCAGATGATAAAGTATGATGCGCCCAAGGAATCCATAGACCGCCTCATTGGAGACGTGGTCGTAAGTCCCCTGTATCCGGAGGGGGACGTGAGGCACGAGGCCAGGGAGTTCTCCACGCTGCTGAACGCCACCGGAAGGCTCAACGCTGGAACGCTAGGGGTTGCGATATGCCTCGGGGATGAGGAAGCCTACAGGAAAGCCCGGAAGATGTTAGACGATTACAAAAAGGAGCAGGTTGAGGCCAGAAGGTTCATAATCCAGAACTGGAACATGGCTGACGAGGGGGAGCACGCCTACGTGTTCTATGCGGGCAGGAACATCAGGGACACGCTGGTCGGGATAGCCGCCAACATGGCCATAAACTCCGGGCTGGTGAACCCCGAGAAACCGGTTGTGATCCTGGCCGACAGCGACGAGGATGAGAACCTGGTGAAAGGATCTGCAAGAACCACAGAGAGGGCCCTCGCGAAAGGCTACCATCTTGGGGAGGCCCTGAAATACGTTGCAGAGAGGCTGGGAGGAGAGGGAGGAGGACATGCAATAGCTGCTGGAATCCGCTTCCCGAAATCAAAGATCGACGAGTTCGCCAGGCTCCTCAACAGAATTCTAGGGGAGCAAGTGGACGGGGGAAAGACGAATGGAGATTGA
- a CDS encoding KEOPS complex subunit Pcc1, translated as MEIEANVEITWHYGGEELARAIAEAIHVDNTSIPGRLKKSLNVKTLWVDGDAITKVKYSGEIETLIKALDDLVFSIKIAEDVTEKV; from the coding sequence ATGGAGATTGAGGCAAACGTGGAGATAACATGGCATTACGGGGGCGAGGAACTCGCAAGGGCAATAGCGGAGGCCATCCACGTTGACAACACCTCAATACCAGGCCGGCTAAAGAAAAGTTTAAATGTGAAAACCCTATGGGTTGATGGAGACGCCATAACAAAGGTTAAATACTCGGGTGAGATTGAAACCCTCATCAAAGCGCTGGATGATTTGGTGTTTTCGATCAAAATCGCTGAAGACGTCACTGAAAAGGTGTGA
- a CDS encoding 30S ribosomal protein S3ae, whose translation MAKTNPRKKAAATKDKWKSKEWFVVYAPDFFGSKEIGLTPADEPEKVVGRVIETTLKDLTGDFTKGQVKLYFQVYDVKGQNAYTKFRGHTLARSYIRSLVRRRSTRIDGIYNVTTKDGYKLRVMGMVIAYRRIQTSQERAIRDIIHDIIYRKAEELTYRDFVTEAVTGKMGAEMAKEAKKIYPIKRAEIRKIKVLAEPEA comes from the coding sequence ATGGCAAAGACTAACCCAAGGAAAAAGGCTGCCGCAACCAAGGATAAGTGGAAGTCGAAGGAGTGGTTCGTGGTTTACGCTCCAGACTTTTTCGGAAGCAAGGAGATAGGTTTGACCCCGGCGGATGAACCGGAGAAGGTTGTGGGGAGGGTAATCGAGACAACACTCAAAGACCTCACCGGAGACTTCACCAAGGGACAGGTTAAGCTCTACTTCCAGGTTTACGACGTCAAGGGACAGAACGCATACACCAAGTTCAGGGGACACACCCTTGCGAGGAGCTACATAAGGAGTCTCGTCAGGAGAAGAAGCACGAGGATCGATGGCATCTACAACGTCACTACTAAAGACGGTTACAAGCTCCGCGTAATGGGTATGGTCATAGCCTACAGGCGCATCCAGACCAGCCAGGAGAGAGCCATACGTGACATCATACACGACATCATCTACAGGAAAGCCGAGGAACTTACATACAGGGATTTCGTAACCGAGGCCGTAACCGGCAAGATGGGCGCTGAGATGGCCAAAGAAGCCAAGAAGATATACCCAATAAAGCGCGCCGAGATCAGAAAGATAAAGGTTCTCGCCGAACCGGAGGCTTGA
- a CDS encoding TIGR00297 family protein, giving the protein MLQGLAESSVIVGLLATLAYRSGALDRKGCLAAAFLGLLILEFGGVYPFLALLFFVILGVMATKYRFHEKSRLGIAQHNHGVRGWGNVLGNGLGALIFILFEYVSRRDVFWAASFAAIATANGDTLASELGKIFGGRPRLITNLQPVKAGTNGGVTLVGELFALAGSFAIAIFALPLTGNKMLMLLAVVVGGFIGVNLDSLIGATLENRGITDNNSTNFLASFLGGLTGAVVYYLLMPSG; this is encoded by the coding sequence GTGCTCCAGGGACTGGCAGAGAGCTCGGTGATAGTTGGCCTGTTGGCTACACTTGCGTACAGATCGGGGGCCCTCGATAGAAAGGGCTGTCTTGCCGCTGCCTTTTTGGGCCTTTTAATACTGGAGTTCGGTGGTGTTTATCCATTCCTGGCACTGCTGTTCTTCGTTATCCTTGGCGTCATGGCCACGAAGTATCGTTTTCATGAGAAATCCAGGCTTGGTATAGCCCAACACAACCACGGGGTCAGGGGCTGGGGCAACGTTCTGGGGAACGGGCTTGGTGCCCTCATCTTTATCCTGTTTGAGTACGTCTCCCGGAGGGACGTATTCTGGGCGGCGTCCTTTGCGGCGATAGCCACTGCCAACGGGGACACCCTAGCAAGCGAACTGGGTAAGATATTTGGTGGGAGGCCCCGCCTTATAACGAACCTCCAACCCGTGAAAGCGGGGACCAACGGTGGCGTCACCCTTGTCGGCGAGTTGTTTGCCCTTGCCGGCTCATTTGCAATTGCTATCTTTGCCCTTCCCCTAACCGGAAATAAAATGCTGATGCTCCTGGCCGTTGTTGTGGGAGGCTTCATCGGGGTAAATCTGGACAGTTTGATAGGTGCAACCCTTGAGAACCGGGGGATAACTGATAACAACTCCACGAACTTTTTAGCCTCTTTCCTTGGCGGCCTTACCGGGGCGGTTGTGTACTATCTCCTGATGCCCAGCGGATAA
- a CDS encoding Lrp/AsnC family transcriptional regulator — MADKITGIDIRILKLLAKNARLTYKDLAELLDTTRQRVSRRMDRLERNGIIKKYTVIPDYDSLGYMYALLGITLKPGTDVDSVIEVLKENENVKVIQKAIGSHNLILHVAGPKDMKEMDRILSEITKKVHAIDCLDITFVTDTIKFETL, encoded by the coding sequence ATGGCCGATAAAATAACCGGCATCGATATCAGGATTTTGAAGCTCTTGGCAAAGAACGCTAGGCTTACCTATAAGGATCTGGCCGAGCTTCTTGACACTACCAGGCAGAGGGTCTCCCGCAGGATGGACCGGCTCGAGAGGAACGGTATCATCAAGAAGTACACCGTTATCCCCGATTATGATTCCCTGGGGTACATGTACGCCCTCCTGGGCATAACACTAAAGCCCGGCACGGATGTAGATAGTGTCATCGAGGTGCTGAAAGAAAACGAGAACGTGAAGGTGATCCAGAAGGCGATAGGGTCACACAACCTCATCCTCCACGTGGCGGGTCCAAAGGACATGAAGGAGATGGATAGAATACTCTCTGAGATAACTAAGAAAGTGCACGCGATAGACTGCCTTGACATAACGTTTGTTACTGACACGATTAAATTCGAGACCCTCTGA
- a CDS encoding MazG nucleotide pyrophosphohydrolase domain-containing protein codes for MKNEQVKVDELIQELGGYWTPFKMIAALVEEVGELADEMLKVEGVKSGGDLVRLREEVGDVMFALSCIANHYGIDLEEALGESIEKYRRRDMRNGT; via the coding sequence ATGAAAAATGAGCAGGTCAAGGTTGATGAGCTGATCCAGGAACTGGGTGGGTACTGGACACCATTTAAGATGATAGCTGCGCTTGTTGAGGAGGTTGGAGAACTGGCGGATGAGATGCTAAAGGTGGAGGGCGTAAAAAGTGGTGGGGATTTGGTGAGGCTTCGGGAAGAGGTGGGTGACGTTATGTTCGCCCTCTCCTGCATAGCCAACCACTACGGGATTGACCTGGAAGAGGCCCTTGGAGAGAGCATTGAGAAGTACAGGCGGCGGGATATGAGAAATGGAACTTAA
- a CDS encoding helix-turn-helix transcriptional regulator has product MRLAEVVEKLSAGQKSTVLRCAESCDILDLDTEVDPNVNPNALTFLKAVSNPTRLQMLKLLKDTWLCVCLISQILEKDQTLISHHLRVLKESGLLEERREGKMRFYRTNSEAIKNYLERITTEIV; this is encoded by the coding sequence ATGAGACTTGCGGAAGTCGTTGAGAAACTGAGTGCCGGTCAGAAGAGCACCGTGCTTCGCTGTGCAGAATCATGCGATATCCTTGACCTCGACACTGAGGTAGACCCCAACGTCAATCCCAATGCCCTTACTTTCCTGAAGGCCGTTTCAAACCCTACACGCCTCCAGATGCTCAAGCTTCTTAAGGACACATGGCTGTGCGTCTGTCTTATATCGCAGATACTTGAAAAAGACCAGACTCTCATAAGCCACCATCTGCGTGTTTTGAAGGAGTCAGGGCTGCTGGAGGAGAGGAGAGAGGGAAAAATGCGTTTTTACAGAACGAACTCCGAGGCCATCAAGAACTATCTTGAACGAATAACGACCGAGATCGTTTGA
- a CDS encoding Mov34/MPN/PAD-1 family protein, translating into MKTSVRIRRELLEYLLELARDFYPNEFAGFLREREGVFEEVLIAPAGHFGRNSAFFNTWMLPMDENIKGTVHSHPVPNARPSTADLQFFSKFGGVHIIIAYPFTEESIVAYGSDGGPMKVLIVD; encoded by the coding sequence ATGAAAACGAGCGTGAGGATAAGAAGAGAACTCTTGGAGTACTTGCTTGAACTCGCTAGGGACTTCTACCCCAACGAGTTTGCAGGGTTCCTGCGGGAGAGGGAGGGGGTGTTTGAGGAAGTCCTTATAGCCCCTGCGGGCCACTTTGGGAGGAACTCCGCCTTTTTCAACACTTGGATGCTTCCCATGGACGAGAACATCAAGGGTACCGTGCACTCACATCCAGTACCAAACGCACGCCCTTCGACGGCGGATCTCCAGTTCTTCTCGAAGTTTGGGGGAGTCCATATAATAATCGCGTACCCCTTCACCGAGGAGAGCATCGTGGCCTACGGAAGTGATGGCGGTCCTATGAAGGTGTTGATAGTTGATTGA
- a CDS encoding Rid family detoxifying hydrolase, whose translation MGKSFISTNESPQPIGPYSQGVVGEGQLLFVSGQIPIDPRTGELVQGPIEEAARITIENVLATVKAAGGSSDNVVKVTVYMIDLRDFEKFNNVYEGYFGTSRPARAVVEVSHLPKGAKIEIDAIAVL comes from the coding sequence TTGGGTAAAAGCTTTATATCCACGAACGAGTCCCCTCAACCGATAGGCCCGTACAGCCAGGGAGTAGTGGGGGAAGGGCAGCTGCTCTTCGTTTCCGGCCAGATACCCATAGATCCTAGGACGGGGGAGCTCGTGCAGGGGCCCATAGAGGAGGCCGCGAGGATCACTATAGAGAACGTCCTTGCTACTGTTAAGGCCGCCGGTGGAAGCTCCGATAACGTCGTGAAGGTGACCGTGTACATGATCGACTTGAGGGACTTTGAGAAGTTCAACAATGTGTACGAAGGGTACTTCGGCACTTCCAGACCAGCCAGAGCGGTTGTTGAGGTGTCGCATCTCCCAAAAGGGGCAAAAATTGAAATCGACGCCATTGCCGTTCTTTAA
- a CDS encoding DUF2666 family protein yields MRVEDHVMFTVRHGEWKAGDKLLDLRDENVAHFLASVANTVNPKIPEYLTGIMNVAGILSLAEELSTKDFADAVVAMKSPGISRKLGSLVFEENKKIRKHLVDVARALLVRETLSRKMTVQYPERPITDVSVVFPFPEDHVNFTAKHGGWIVVKRIMIDENTPMAEVARLLASINETVTLKLPTYAGIDVKGIDAWFGEFKKVRKSEIPLVLEKYRHFVPSNYAGREFVEHARIYALRKALEKIGLPLDIPAKSLEKYLEKAG; encoded by the coding sequence ATGAGGGTAGAGGATCATGTAATGTTCACGGTTAGACATGGAGAATGGAAGGCTGGAGACAAGCTCCTGGACTTAAGGGATGAAAACGTGGCCCATTTCTTGGCGAGTGTTGCCAACACGGTAAACCCCAAGATACCCGAATATTTGACTGGGATCATGAACGTCGCTGGTATTCTGAGCTTGGCGGAGGAGCTCTCAACGAAGGATTTTGCGGACGCGGTAGTCGCCATGAAATCACCGGGGATCTCCAGGAAACTGGGCTCGCTGGTCTTTGAGGAAAACAAGAAGATAAGGAAGCATCTTGTGGACGTGGCGAGGGCCCTGCTCGTCAGGGAAACCCTTTCCAGGAAGATGACGGTTCAGTATCCTGAGAGGCCGATTACCGATGTCAGTGTCGTCTTTCCGTTTCCGGAGGATCACGTGAACTTCACGGCCAAACATGGAGGATGGATAGTGGTTAAAAGAATCATGATAGACGAGAACACCCCAATGGCGGAGGTAGCGAGGCTACTAGCAAGTATAAACGAGACGGTAACCCTCAAGCTCCCCACCTACGCTGGGATCGATGTGAAGGGCATAGACGCATGGTTTGGGGAGTTTAAAAAGGTGAGAAAGTCTGAGATACCGCTCGTTCTTGAAAAGTACCGGCATTTTGTCCCTTCCAACTACGCTGGGAGGGAGTTTGTGGAACACGCCAGGATTTACGCACTCAGAAAAGCCCTCGAAAAGATAGGACTACCCCTCGATATCCCGGCAAAGTCCCTTGAGAAGTACCTTGAAAAGGCAGGGTGA
- the lonB gene encoding ATP-dependent protease LonB, whose translation MGEDESINMEAQSQPVYGETLDLGLDFKTTEDIEVPEKLIDQVIGQEHAVEVIKTAANQKRHVLLIGEPGTGKSMLGQAMAELLPVESLEDILVFPNPEDENMPKIKTVPACQGKRIVERYREKAKGQENIKSYLLLMVIFTVMMALFLQFNATTLLMGIFVIIITIMALSNMRMRTSVLVPKLLIDNCGRGKAPFVDATGAHAGALLGDVRHDPFQSGGLGTPAHERVEPGMIHRAHRGVLFVDEVATLSLKMQQNLLTAMQEKRFPITGQSEMSSGAMVRTEPVPCDFILVAAGNLDTVDKMHPALRSRIRGYGYEVYMRTTMPDTIENRRKLVQFVAQEVKRDGKIPHFTKEAVEEIVREAQKRAGRKGHLTLRLRDLGGIVRAAGDIAIKKGRKHVEREDVLEAMKMAKPLEKQLADWYIEMKKEYQVIKAEGNEIGRVNGLAVIGEQSGIVLPIEAVVAPAASREEGKIIVTGKLGEIAKEAVQNVSAIIKRYKGEDISKYDIHVQFLQTYEGVEGDSASISVATAVISALENIPIRQDVAMTGSLSVRGEVLPIGGATPKIEAAIEAGVKTVIIPKSNEKDVFLSRDRAEKVEIIPVETIDQVLEIALEEGGRKETLLHRIKDALPLKGAD comes from the coding sequence ATGGGCGAGGACGAAAGTATCAATATGGAAGCTCAATCTCAGCCGGTATACGGGGAAACCCTTGATTTGGGACTCGATTTCAAAACCACCGAGGACATAGAGGTACCTGAGAAACTCATAGACCAGGTCATCGGTCAAGAGCACGCGGTTGAAGTGATAAAGACCGCCGCAAACCAAAAGAGGCATGTCCTTCTTATCGGTGAGCCGGGAACCGGAAAATCTATGCTTGGTCAGGCGATGGCCGAGCTCCTTCCTGTTGAAAGTCTGGAGGACATCCTCGTCTTTCCGAATCCAGAAGACGAGAACATGCCCAAAATAAAGACCGTACCAGCGTGTCAAGGAAAGCGTATAGTGGAGCGTTACCGCGAGAAAGCCAAGGGACAGGAGAACATCAAGTCGTACCTCCTTCTGATGGTGATATTCACCGTGATGATGGCCCTGTTTCTGCAGTTCAATGCAACGACGCTCCTCATGGGTATCTTCGTTATAATAATAACCATAATGGCTTTATCCAACATGCGCATGCGGACGTCCGTTCTGGTTCCAAAGCTCCTTATAGACAACTGTGGGAGGGGTAAAGCCCCATTCGTCGATGCAACAGGTGCCCATGCTGGGGCGCTCCTCGGCGATGTGCGCCATGATCCGTTCCAGAGCGGTGGTCTGGGTACACCCGCCCATGAGAGGGTTGAACCCGGTATGATACATCGCGCCCACAGGGGCGTCCTGTTCGTGGACGAGGTGGCAACGCTGAGTCTCAAAATGCAGCAGAACCTCCTCACCGCAATGCAGGAAAAAAGATTCCCAATAACCGGACAGAGCGAGATGTCCAGCGGCGCCATGGTCCGGACGGAACCGGTTCCCTGCGACTTCATCCTGGTGGCGGCCGGGAATCTCGATACCGTCGATAAGATGCATCCAGCACTGCGTTCCCGTATTCGCGGATACGGTTACGAGGTGTACATGAGGACCACGATGCCTGACACAATAGAGAACAGAAGAAAGCTCGTTCAATTCGTTGCACAGGAGGTCAAAAGGGACGGCAAGATACCTCACTTCACCAAGGAGGCCGTTGAAGAAATAGTCCGCGAAGCCCAGAAGCGCGCCGGCAGAAAAGGGCACCTCACGCTCCGCCTTCGTGATCTGGGCGGTATAGTAAGGGCCGCAGGGGATATAGCAATTAAGAAGGGCAGGAAGCACGTTGAACGCGAGGACGTCCTAGAGGCAATGAAAATGGCAAAACCGCTTGAGAAACAGCTCGCAGATTGGTACATAGAGATGAAGAAGGAGTACCAGGTCATCAAAGCGGAAGGGAACGAGATAGGCCGTGTCAATGGTCTGGCGGTCATAGGGGAGCAGAGCGGTATAGTCCTCCCCATAGAGGCGGTCGTTGCCCCGGCCGCGAGCAGGGAAGAGGGCAAGATTATAGTCACCGGGAAGCTTGGCGAGATAGCAAAGGAGGCCGTGCAGAACGTTTCGGCGATAATCAAGAGGTACAAAGGAGAGGACATCAGCAAGTACGACATCCACGTTCAGTTCCTGCAGACATACGAGGGTGTTGAGGGGGACAGTGCTAGCATAAGCGTTGCCACCGCAGTTATCTCGGCACTTGAGAACATCCCAATAAGACAGGATGTTGCGATGACCGGCTCCCTCAGTGTCAGGGGTGAGGTGTTACCGATAGGGGGCGCCACGCCGAAGATAGAAGCGGCGATCGAGGCGGGAGTAAAAACCGTCATAATCCCCAAGTCCAATGAAAAGGACGTTTTCCTGAGCAGGGACAGGGCAGAGAAGGTGGAGATAATCCCCGTTGAGACGATAGATCAGGTTCTTGAGATAGCGCTGGAAGAAGGGGGGAGAAAGGAGACCTTGCTCCACCGCATAAAAGATGCCCTCCCACTCAAAGGGGCGGATTGA
- the sufC gene encoding Fe-S cluster assembly ATPase SufC translates to MLKVENLHVTVENREILRGVNLEVKSGEFHVVMGPNGSGKSTLALTVAGHPKYWVTGGRILLGEEDITALSPDERARRGVMLAFQNPHEVEGVRIIDFLQQVLVELKGMDPVRAYDVILEKVRDLWFKEGDIYRYVNVGFSGGERKRLELLQALLMEPKLLILDEPDSGVDVDSLSIISRKIDELHRNGTAILLITHYGRILRHLDPSSFTVHVMRNGRIVLERGGEFVDEIEKKGFQTIFEECGCDE, encoded by the coding sequence ATGCTCAAAGTTGAGAACCTTCACGTCACCGTAGAGAACAGGGAGATTCTTAGGGGAGTTAACCTCGAAGTTAAGTCAGGAGAGTTTCATGTTGTCATGGGACCAAACGGGAGCGGAAAATCAACTTTGGCCCTCACGGTAGCCGGTCACCCGAAATATTGGGTTACGGGGGGCAGGATACTCCTCGGGGAGGAGGATATAACTGCCCTAAGCCCCGACGAAAGGGCAAGGCGTGGGGTGATGCTGGCATTTCAGAACCCTCATGAGGTGGAGGGCGTTAGGATCATTGATTTCCTTCAGCAGGTCCTCGTTGAACTTAAGGGTATGGATCCGGTCCGGGCTTATGACGTTATACTCGAAAAAGTTAGGGACCTGTGGTTCAAAGAGGGGGACATCTACCGCTACGTCAACGTCGGATTCTCAGGAGGGGAGAGGAAAAGACTTGAACTTCTGCAGGCCCTTCTTATGGAGCCAAAGCTGCTCATCCTGGACGAGCCGGACAGCGGCGTCGACGTTGATTCACTCAGCATCATCAGCCGGAAGATAGACGAGCTCCACAGGAACGGAACTGCGATCCTGCTAATAACGCACTACGGAAGGATACTCAGGCACCTCGACCCCAGCAGTTTCACCGTGCACGTGATGAGGAACGGCAGGATAGTCCTTGAACGGGGTGGGGAGTTCGTTGACGAGATAGAGAAGAAGGGTTTCCAGACCATATTTGAGGAGTGTGGTTGCGATGAGTGA
- a CDS encoding SufD family Fe-S cluster assembly protein, producing the protein MSETITVKDAKGIIEGEIENLAKRNGEPEWMTRIRYRAVEAFEKAPHNDPMISEEELLKFIAKPEIAGIPEKVESLEDLPPEMKALLDRLGINEVEQKYVAGLAVQTDTGIVYNQFLQEWAKKGLIVLPMEEAVRKYPDVVKKHFLRMFRAEESKLAAYHTAVWNGGIFLYVKEGLKVPFPLHLFFLIQESALAQAPHIMIIAEPKSEFHLIEGCTAPILVRHSLHLDMTEAYIRDGARAQLTVLQNWPEYVHTRPMTRAELGKGARFINTTVGLGTGRSNVANPKYWVDSGGYVELNGILLGQKDWYVDLGGEMYLRGEGAAGINASKSVIMDESTIITRGKIVAEAPKTKGHISCDALLMSDGATMETYPGLVSRVDDAELSHEAAIGKIREEELFYLMSRGLSEEKATQLIVKGFLEPMLKDIPMEFLVEIRRIIELAVSGGM; encoded by the coding sequence ATGAGTGAGACCATAACGGTTAAAGACGCCAAAGGCATCATTGAGGGCGAAATAGAGAATCTTGCGAAGAGAAACGGCGAACCGGAGTGGATGACGCGGATAAGATACAGGGCCGTAGAAGCCTTCGAGAAAGCCCCTCACAACGATCCAATGATAAGTGAGGAAGAGTTGCTCAAGTTCATCGCAAAGCCGGAGATAGCAGGCATCCCAGAAAAAGTTGAGAGCCTTGAGGACCTGCCACCGGAGATGAAGGCCCTCCTTGACAGGCTAGGGATAAACGAGGTCGAGCAGAAGTACGTTGCCGGCCTCGCAGTCCAGACAGATACGGGCATAGTTTACAATCAGTTCCTTCAGGAGTGGGCAAAAAAAGGGCTGATAGTCCTTCCGATGGAAGAAGCCGTTAGGAAGTACCCCGATGTCGTTAAGAAGCATTTCCTTCGGATGTTCCGGGCGGAGGAAAGCAAGCTAGCGGCATACCATACGGCCGTTTGGAACGGGGGGATATTCCTCTACGTCAAAGAGGGGTTGAAGGTGCCTTTCCCTCTTCATCTGTTTTTCCTCATTCAGGAAAGCGCACTTGCGCAGGCGCCCCATATAATGATAATCGCGGAACCGAAAAGTGAGTTCCATCTTATAGAGGGGTGCACGGCGCCGATACTCGTAAGACACTCACTCCATCTTGACATGACGGAGGCCTACATCCGTGATGGGGCAAGGGCCCAGCTCACCGTGCTCCAGAACTGGCCTGAGTACGTTCACACGAGGCCGATGACGAGGGCGGAGCTCGGTAAAGGGGCCCGTTTCATAAACACCACCGTGGGCCTCGGAACGGGCAGGAGCAACGTGGCCAATCCAAAGTACTGGGTCGATTCTGGTGGTTACGTTGAGCTCAACGGGATTCTTCTAGGCCAAAAGGACTGGTACGTTGACCTGGGTGGGGAAATGTACCTCCGGGGCGAGGGCGCGGCAGGGATAAACGCCAGCAAATCCGTTATAATGGACGAGAGCACCATCATAACTAGGGGCAAGATAGTGGCCGAGGCGCCGAAAACGAAGGGACACATAAGCTGCGACGCGCTCCTCATGAGCGACGGGGCGACGATGGAGACCTACCCCGGCCTGGTCAGCAGGGTTGACGACGCCGAGCTGAGCCACGAGGCCGCGATAGGCAAGATACGTGAGGAGGAGCTGTTCTACCTGATGTCGCGCGGTCTCAGCGAGGAGAAGGCGACGCAGCTCATAGTCAAGGGTTTCCTTGAGCCCATGCTCAAGGACATCCCAATGGAGTTCCTCGTGGAGATAAGGCGGATAATTGAACTTGCAGTGAGCGGGGGCATGTGA
- a CDS encoding class I SAM-dependent methyltransferase: protein MYREKYNRLGRQYDILERPLEGFFEPLRERALSFARGRTLEVGVGTGKTLPHYPQGVEIYAIDGSEKMLEVAKRRAKELRIDVKFYLTEAENLPFPDAYFETVVSSFTFCTVPHPERAMKELHRVLKPGGRAIFLEHTKSDSTTINVLFLLPLNLFLKFLVEDSTLRETHVLVRRFFEVELEETHHHGIVRLILARKASKRTFREKPFDRYMSF, encoded by the coding sequence ATGTATCGGGAAAAGTACAACAGGCTAGGGCGGCAGTACGACATCCTGGAGAGGCCGCTTGAGGGATTCTTTGAACCCCTCAGGGAGAGGGCCCTCTCGTTTGCCCGGGGTAGAACCCTTGAGGTGGGCGTTGGGACGGGTAAAACACTCCCCCATTATCCCCAAGGAGTGGAGATTTACGCCATCGACGGTAGTGAGAAGATGCTCGAAGTTGCCAAAAGAAGGGCTAAGGAGCTCAGGATTGACGTGAAGTTCTACCTCACGGAAGCTGAGAATCTCCCGTTTCCGGACGCGTATTTTGAGACCGTTGTCTCCTCGTTCACCTTCTGCACGGTTCCTCATCCGGAGAGGGCTATGAAAGAACTTCACAGGGTTTTAAAGCCTGGAGGACGGGCCATCTTCCTCGAACACACAAAAAGTGACAGCACCACCATTAACGTCCTCTTCCTTTTGCCCCTGAATCTCTTCCTGAAGTTCCTTGTCGAGGACAGCACTTTGAGGGAAACTCACGTCCTTGTGAGGCGGTTCTTTGAAGTCGAGCTGGAGGAGACCCATCACCACGGGATTGTACGCCTTATACTTGCCAGGAAAGCGAGCAAAAGAACCTTCCGTGAGAAACCTTTCGATCGTTACATGTCTTTTTGA